The nucleotide window GTCCCGCGACGCCAGTCGTCTGGTCTTGACAGAAGTACTAACTAACGTACACACTACATAAACCTGTACGTCGTATGCCGCGTGGACCGACGTTGCCCCGTATCGACAAAAGGACGGCCGGTCGggtctggtggtggtacgtacgtacggtacggtacagTAAGTGTGCTCGCGGAACGTGGTATAGAGGCAATCATTGTGAGACGGCCGACGTCTCCTGTCTGGCTCCGTCCCACCACCCAATCCAACCCGCCGAGGGGcttgtccgccgccggcgccgccgtcgtcgtcgtcgtcgcgcctcgtgcatgcatggcccCATGACCTGAAGCAGGCGGGCAGCTTGGACTCGTCCCATGTCGTCCCATGGATGGGCTTCCTCGTCTATCAAGTGCCTAGGTAGTATTGTATGTATGACTGTATTGCATTGTAGTAGGTACGGTACGTAACACCTGTCTACCTTATCACTGCGGCGTAGGTACCTGTACATGCCATCTCGAGTAGGTAGATGAGGACTCGCAATCCTGTTGCCCGTCGTCTGTCTACTTTTCCCTGTCTCTTCATTTCATTTCCCACTACCATACACGAGCAACGCCTCGCCGGAGCATCAGACAAGCTCTGACCAAATCGCACTCTCTGCTGGAAAACTCATTAGCTCCTTCAGGGTTCATtagctcctcctcgacaacCCATTAAAACTAGCTCGTCACCTCCAGCCGCGCGCCTTGACAACTCTCTCTCCATGAGCAAGACCTGTGGTCTGTGATTGGCTCCACGCCATCTCGGATATGCGCCAGCCTCTCCTCCAACCACATTCCATCTCTCTCATCGCCTCGCATTGGCCTCTCTACCTAGCGAAACTCTATGGTACACATGCATGCGTTGGTTTTCAGAGCACCGTCACTGTAGAGCACAAGCAAGTCACTTTTCACACAGCAAAAGGTAACGCGGGAACCGAGGAACATCTGAGCAGGCAGATCGCCTCCCTGCTTTGCTTTCAACACGATTTCAATCACACAGACGATTTCAATCTTGCGACTCTTGTCGCTAGTAGTCCATTCTTCTTTGGCTGGGTGTATTGCCGCCCCTTCCGTGTCCATAGTTGTACATCTTgtttgccgccgtcgatggtAGCTAGACTCCAAATCAGTGTCCCGACCCTCTTATGCGCAGGCTTCCAGAACTCCATGTGCCAGACTGCAAGCAATGCCGCCCCTTCTACCGTCCGAATCTCCGCACAAAGCTTCACGCGCGCCTTGGGCGCGTACAACGGTCGTAAATGCCACCCTCACCCGATAAACTGTCGAATCTTCCGACGAACCGATCCTGCCTAGTGAGGCCCTGGAGTAGAAAacgcctcggccggcagAGATGCCTATGTCAAACGTGTTAGTGCTTGGTTACAACGTCCAAAGAGACTGTAAAATGAAATTTGTACCTTTTTCTCGTTGAATACAATCAGGGCCTTGTCAAACTGCCACTCGACCTGGGACAGGCACATCTCCGAATACGCTGGAACCATGCCCGTTTGCCTCGACAGCTCCGCAATCATGGCCTGATGCTGATCGTTGGCAGCCGGTGCGCTGGGGGGttgcgcgctgccgccgggcgccaCAAAAACGTTGGGTAGCGAGCTGTACGCTCGCAACGAGAGCATGTCGCTGACAACTCGGATCGGGCCCCTTCCGGCCTGGCCAGGGCCGAGGACAAAAGTTCGCGAGAAGCTGCGCTTGCCCGTCTCCTTCGTCTTCTGGTCGTATTCGTCGAACTCTCCGtgcacggcgatgatgaggccgtCAACGCCCACCCGGGCCTGTCCGTTGGGGTCTGCCAGGCCGGGAAGCGGGTGGCAGTCCATGATGTACTTGCTGATGTCCTCCTTGATGTTGGGGTGCTTCGTCAGGGGTAATGACTTCCACAGGTCGTAGATGACATTGCCACCTTTGAAGAGTCGCTGAACTCGCGTATTCTGATGCGTGATCTTCGTCAAGTTGCGCGACACCTTGATGTAGGCAGACCATGGCAGAGGCGCAGGGGCGTTGGGGTCTCTAACAGACCGCGCGTCCACTGCAATCGAGAACTGGGTGGTTTCGTCGTAGAGTCGCGAAACCAGGCCTTGTCTGTCATTGTCGAAGGCCGTGAAGAAATCCAGGAGAAAGTTTTCGCCTATGCCGTTCACATCACGGAAATCTGGCCCGCTCTGTGGGATTGGCTTGGGCTTCGATGCCTCCTCCTGTTGGGCGATCTGTTCCGCCGTCCTCACCCGCACCCCGTTGATGTCCTGCAGTTTCGGGAACCACTGAAGGAGAGTCGCTTGAAGGTTGGGATCAGCAGTCTCAATGGGGTTTCCGGTCGTGTAAATGGTCTCCAATTCCTTGAATTTGCCCTTCCAGCGCTCCAGGCCCTGGATATTTGCAATCTGATTGCCGCTCATGTCAAGGTTTTTCAGCTGGGGAAATGTAGTCGCGACTGTTTCAACTTGGACGATGTCGTCAATGTTGTTGTTAGCGAGGCTGATGCTCTCGATTGCCTCTCGCTTCGCCGCTGGCGTCTTGAAGAGGCCGTCGCAGATGGCCATGAGGCCCTTGAAGGTTTTGAGCGCTCTGTCTCGATTCTCAAACATCCCCAGCGTGACCAGCTCAGCATCAGACGCCAGAGAGTCAAGCTTGAGGAGTTTGTTGTCACCCAGATATCGTTGGCTGAGAATCGACTGCAGCTTCGCCCGCAGTTCCTGCGTCTCTTTGGACTCGGTGGCCTTGCTCGCGAAACCTAGCTCTTCCGTTGATTCGACAATCTCGAGCTGTGTCCCGGCAAAGGTAAAGGTATTGAGCTTGATAAGCTCCTCTGCATCCTCCTTTTTCGCCCCAATGAAGACGTAGTCGCCGGCAACGTGGGACTATCCGCAGTTAGCAATGTGATGGTGCGAGGCAGCCtcgaagggggggggtttccAGTTGTAATGCGTTTGTTCTCAGAAATATTCCGGTGCTTCAAATCGCTGGAGATTGGAGATATAtgctgcgcgccgacgccctggaaAACTGTCAATACTCCGACTCACCTTGCTGATAATGATTGATCGTGACCGTCGTGTTGAGCTGAGCGAAGATGCCTTCCTCTCGAGAAAGCTGAGCAGGTCGCTcaggccgccgtccttg belongs to Purpureocillium takamizusanense chromosome 1, complete sequence and includes:
- the MEX67_1 gene encoding nuclear mRNA export, poly(A)+RNA binding protein (EggNog:ENOG503NUI3~COG:A) gives rise to the protein MFENRDRALKTFKGLMAICDGLFKTPAAKREAIESISLANNNIDDIVQVETVATTFPQLKNLDMSGNQIANIQGLERWKGKFKELETIYTTGNPIETADPNLQATLLQWFPKLQDINGVRVRTAEQIAQQEEASKPKPIPQSGPDFRDVNGIGENFLLDFFTAFDNDRQGLVSRLYDETTQFSIAVDARSVRDPNAPAPLPWSAYIKVSRNLTKITHQNTRVQRLFKGGNVIYDLWKSLPLTKHPNIKEDISKYIMDCHPLPGLADPNGQARVGVDGLIIAVHGEFDEYDQKTKETGKRSFSRTFVLGPGQAGRGPIRVVSDMLSLRAYSSLPNVFVAPGGSAQPPSAPAANDQHQAMIAELSRQTGMVPAYSEMCLSQVEWQFDKALIVFNEKKASLPAEAFSTPGPH